In a genomic window of Aricia agestis chromosome 2, ilAriAges1.1, whole genome shotgun sequence:
- the LOC121739728 gene encoding palmitoyltransferase ZDHHC23-A produces the protein MIASAIHLDDMLPIASSKTSYKRVDMESILPYIILPLMLLTATVSRSLTVAVMIFIGMGALYVQSRPTQKNRSPFFFSWTISSGVYMFLVFELGVLSLLEVTQLENLIFLILLASMCYFFYKMKAVADFELATGTSKGKEYSPVLTSDSYYCQVCQIEVNERFFHSIWWDCCILRPNYMYYLGGQLLAFFTLLHGTNLGLTTVCQPYILYGTLLMPDDCNDVYFEFDLAICFVSCIYGLGYALVIALLLIQQLLVYVPKYSEPQWRRLINILNI, from the exons ATGATTGCATCGGCAATACACTTGGACGACATGTTACCGATTGCGTCGAGTAAAACGAGCTACAAGAGAGTGGACATGGAATCTATATTACCGTATATAATATTGCCGCTGATGCTGCTGACTGCGACCGTGTCCCGGTCCCTGACCGTAGCCGTGATGATATTCATCGGCATGGGTGCGCTGTACGTGCAGTCGCGTCCTACCCAGAAAAACAG GTCGCCATTTTTCTTCTCGTGGACAATATCATCTGGAGTGTACATGTTCTTGGTGTTTGAGCTGGGCGTCCTCAGCCTGCTCGAGGTGACGCAGCTCGAGAACTTAATATTCCTCATACTGCTGGCGAGTATGTGCTACTTTTTCTACAAGATGAAGGCTGTTGCTGATTTCGAACTCGCCACTGGGACCTCCAAAGGAAAAGAATACAG TCCAGTGCTAACATCAGATTCCTACTACTGCCAAGTTTGTCAAATTGAAGTCAACGAGAGATTCTTTCACTCTATCTG GTGGGACTGCTGCATTCTGCGGCCCAACTACATGTACTACCTGGGTGGCCAGCTGCTGGCCTTCTTCACACTTCTGCACGGCACCAACTTGGGGCTCACCACAGTCTGCCAGCCGTATATATTGTATGGAACACTGCTGATGCCCGATGATTGCAATGATGTTTATTTTGAATTTGa tcTGGCGATTTGCTTTGTGTCCTGCATATATGGATTGGGCTACGCATTGGTGATTGCCCTACTTCTTATTCAGCAGTTGCTAGTTTATGTTCCTAAGTACAGTG AACCACAATGGAGAAGACTGATAAACATTCTAAATATATGA